A single region of the Bacteroides luhongzhouii genome encodes:
- a CDS encoding RagB/SusD family nutrient uptake outer membrane protein — MKKNNIFKISILALTLGVTTACGDLLDLEPPMKQVTGNFYRDQKDAFQALTSAYNILSWSAPSTASGSPQNCAFELVSEILGDACYAGGANANDIPATVRIDRFDIRVSDPAPEALWSKYFTGIYRANQLLVKIDQIKFADEDLRTRYKAEALFLRANYYFDLVRLYGNVPLILTPLTPADYAQQQVAPEVIYSQIAEDLVTAINAKNSQGEYSLPVSSMQLDAADKGRVTKAAAQSLLARVWLYYTGYYNQNQLPGVSSQEMIGYVEDVIENSGHDLMAGAYDRAQIDAAKASPLFAVANKNNIEGVFEIQYTDLSKWGDWKNRQGCLGNQAIILWGMRDVGGAYAAGWSFAPVSKVLFDRFDPADPRRYATFINAETKVGDNDGEGLKYTKGFQNTGYFNRKFTPLTANNGRYGGSRELNYRNNYPMIRFADVLLMGAELELLYGDKAKALSYYKRVRERAMGVGSVTISQNQLTLDLIDKERIYELSLEGHRYWDILRRGQDYAERTLTNGELNEFKVTYNKERAGLFPIPQYDITQSKGSLKQNPGY; from the coding sequence ATGAAGAAAAATAATATATTTAAAATATCGATATTGGCTCTGACGTTGGGAGTGACAACGGCATGTGGCGATTTACTGGATTTAGAACCTCCAATGAAGCAAGTGACGGGTAATTTCTACCGTGATCAGAAGGATGCTTTTCAGGCTTTGACTTCTGCCTATAATATATTGTCTTGGAGTGCTCCTAGTACAGCGTCCGGTAGTCCGCAGAACTGTGCTTTCGAATTGGTTAGCGAAATTTTGGGTGACGCTTGTTATGCGGGTGGAGCGAATGCAAATGATATACCAGCTACGGTACGTATTGATCGTTTTGATATTCGTGTCAGCGATCCTGCTCCCGAAGCTCTGTGGAGTAAATATTTTACAGGAATCTATCGTGCAAATCAGTTGTTGGTGAAGATTGACCAGATTAAATTTGCCGATGAAGATTTGCGTACCCGCTATAAGGCAGAAGCATTATTCTTACGTGCTAATTATTATTTTGACTTGGTTCGTTTGTATGGAAATGTGCCTTTGATTTTGACTCCGCTAACTCCTGCCGACTATGCGCAACAGCAGGTGGCTCCGGAAGTGATCTACTCACAGATTGCGGAAGATTTGGTAACAGCTATCAATGCAAAGAATTCACAGGGGGAATATAGTCTTCCGGTATCTTCTATGCAGTTGGATGCGGCGGATAAAGGACGAGTTACTAAAGCAGCCGCTCAATCGTTGTTGGCGAGGGTTTGGTTATATTATACTGGATACTATAATCAGAATCAGTTGCCGGGAGTCAGTTCACAGGAGATGATTGGTTATGTAGAAGATGTAATAGAAAACAGTGGGCATGACCTGATGGCGGGCGCTTATGACAGGGCACAAATTGATGCGGCTAAGGCATCTCCTTTGTTTGCGGTAGCTAATAAGAATAATATAGAAGGAGTTTTTGAAATACAATATACCGATTTGTCTAAATGGGGTGATTGGAAGAACCGTCAAGGCTGTTTGGGCAACCAAGCCATCATACTTTGGGGGATGCGTGATGTTGGAGGAGCATATGCTGCTGGATGGTCTTTTGCTCCGGTAAGTAAAGTTTTGTTTGATCGTTTTGATCCTGCTGATCCGAGACGTTATGCAACATTTATCAATGCAGAAACTAAAGTCGGTGATAATGACGGAGAAGGTCTAAAGTATACTAAGGGATTCCAGAATACTGGATATTTCAATCGTAAATTTACTCCCCTCACTGCGAATAATGGACGTTATGGCGGTTCAAGAGAGTTGAATTACCGCAACAATTATCCGATGATTCGTTTTGCAGATGTACTGTTGATGGGAGCAGAACTGGAGTTACTTTATGGAGATAAGGCGAAAGCACTGAGTTATTATAAGCGAGTACGTGAGAGAGCGATGGGAGTAGGAAGTGTAACTATTTCTCAAAATCAGTTAACATTAGATTTGATTGATAAAGAACGCATATATGAGTTGTCTTTGGAAGGACATCGGTATTGGGATATTCTCCGTCGTGGTCAGGATTATGCGGAAAGAACATTGACTAATGGAGAGTTGAATGAATTTAAAGTGACATACAACAAGGAAAGAGCCGGATTATTCCCAATCCCTCAATATGATATAACTCAGTCGAAAGGGTCATTAAAACAGAATCCGGGATATTAA
- a CDS encoding PKD domain-containing protein — translation MIRNKYVYIALAVIPFFSSCSPDDRMGLEEPIQDLKIIVIPGERPNTYTFKTTPADVIGFWDLGNGAVANGVSSVEGEYPFPGNYSITLKAFGQGGQTNPVSITLPVIKSNYDLLSDPIYEKLTGGINNEAGKIWVVDSLLPGHLIKNPQKGGNGDWAAQIAGHLNRANNKTGGGMYDDEITFKLTDKDGPAFIYKNNGSCCAASNPISAGNPDAGAGLYSLLVKDPAWRTTRADKISAIYPGGCGDYLVQCTPPEKMTWTIVKDGAGNYSLVLPKTADGNGGFLFYFTDWSASYQIKSITDDKMVVWKSCLDGATRQIVMIRKGWIDPEAATEPAN, via the coding sequence ATGATAAGAAATAAATATGTATATATTGCCTTAGCTGTCATACCATTTTTTAGCAGCTGCTCTCCGGACGACCGGATGGGCTTGGAGGAACCTATTCAGGATTTGAAGATTATTGTTATTCCGGGAGAGCGACCTAACACATATACCTTCAAGACTACTCCTGCCGATGTAATCGGATTTTGGGATTTAGGTAATGGAGCTGTTGCCAACGGAGTAAGTTCCGTGGAAGGAGAATATCCTTTCCCCGGCAATTATTCGATAACATTGAAAGCCTTTGGACAAGGAGGACAGACTAATCCGGTTTCTATTACCCTTCCTGTGATAAAGAGTAATTATGATTTATTGAGTGATCCTATTTATGAAAAGTTGACGGGCGGAATTAATAATGAAGCCGGAAAAATTTGGGTTGTTGATTCTTTGCTTCCGGGACATCTGATTAAAAATCCCCAGAAAGGTGGGAATGGTGATTGGGCAGCTCAAATAGCCGGACATCTGAATCGTGCAAACAATAAAACCGGTGGTGGTATGTATGATGATGAGATCACTTTCAAGTTGACAGATAAGGACGGGCCGGCTTTTATTTATAAGAACAATGGTTCTTGTTGTGCTGCCTCCAATCCTATTTCAGCTGGTAATCCGGATGCTGGTGCGGGGCTCTATTCTTTGTTAGTCAAAGATCCTGCTTGGAGAACCACTCGGGCGGATAAGATTTCCGCTATATATCCCGGAGGTTGTGGTGATTATCTTGTCCAATGCACTCCCCCTGAAAAAATGACATGGACAATTGTAAAAGATGGTGCCGGTAATTATTCGCTTGTATTACCTAAAACGGCAGATGGCAATGGTGGTTTTCTCTTCTATTTTACAGACTGGAGTGCTTCCTATCAGATAAAGTCGATAACGGATGATAAGATGGTTGTTTGGAAGAGTTGTCTGGATGGTGCCACTCGTCAGATTGTGATGATACGTAAGGGCTGGATTGATCCGGAAGCGGCAACAGAGCCTGCCAATTAA
- a CDS encoding glycoside hydrolase family 2 protein has product MREHLKMTWVVASLLWVLFPLGQTVSAQSNSKLTPLIQNVYGRKTISLNGTWNYLLDQLEVGYYNYRRTPDPNGFFKDPLVDNITAYKEYDFDSAPVMAIPGDWNTWEDRFFFYEGTMWFKHKFLYKKADNRVFLYLGAVNYEAKVYLNGTKVGEHIGGYTPFNMEVTEQIKDGENFVVVKVDNKRTAEGVPTLNCDWFNFGGITRDVMLVEVPQTYINSYYIQLKKGSKDTLSGYVKINGTATSEKVQLEIPELKIKKELITDANGYAFFEIKAKPILWSTEKPYLYQVSLSTNTDKVVDEIGFRTIETKGRQILLNGKPVFLKGISIHEEAPFRSGRICSEEEDLTLLNWAKELGCNYVRLAHYPHNEKMVRLAEKMGLMVWSEIPVYWTIQWENEDTYQNAHNQLMEMIERDQNRAAVIIWSIANETPHGDARDRFLSNLAKAAREKDNSRLLSMAMERSDKSATVLSIQDKMSEYVDIISCNQYLGWYDGLNEKIDRVRWEVDYEKPLIFSEMGGGAVAGYHGDKTQIWTEEYQEELYKKTLKMIDERMPPVAGISPWILMDFRSPRRLLPQIQDGFNRKGLISNRGQKKKAFYILQEWYRNK; this is encoded by the coding sequence ATGAGAGAACATTTAAAAATGACCTGGGTGGTCGCATCCTTACTGTGGGTGCTATTTCCTTTGGGGCAGACTGTGTCTGCACAAAGTAATTCGAAATTGACTCCTCTTATCCAGAATGTATATGGGAGGAAAACGATTTCATTGAATGGTACTTGGAACTATTTGTTAGACCAGTTGGAGGTGGGATATTATAATTATCGCCGTACGCCCGATCCTAACGGGTTCTTCAAAGATCCGCTAGTGGATAACATTACAGCTTACAAGGAATATGATTTTGATTCAGCACCAGTAATGGCAATTCCGGGAGACTGGAATACATGGGAAGACCGTTTCTTTTTTTATGAGGGAACGATGTGGTTTAAGCATAAATTTCTTTATAAAAAAGCGGATAATAGAGTTTTTCTTTATTTGGGAGCAGTGAATTATGAAGCAAAAGTTTATTTGAACGGTACAAAAGTCGGTGAACATATCGGTGGATACACACCCTTCAATATGGAAGTGACCGAACAAATAAAAGATGGAGAAAACTTCGTGGTAGTGAAAGTTGATAATAAACGTACTGCTGAAGGAGTGCCGACATTGAATTGTGACTGGTTTAATTTCGGTGGAATAACACGTGATGTTATGCTGGTGGAAGTTCCGCAGACATATATCAACAGTTATTATATACAGCTTAAGAAAGGCAGTAAAGACACATTGTCCGGTTATGTGAAGATAAACGGAACAGCAACTTCTGAAAAAGTACAATTGGAAATTCCCGAACTGAAAATAAAGAAGGAACTGATTACAGATGCTAACGGATACGCTTTTTTTGAAATAAAGGCAAAACCAATCTTATGGAGCACGGAAAAACCTTATTTGTATCAAGTGTCTTTGAGTACAAATACTGACAAAGTAGTAGATGAAATAGGTTTCCGTACAATTGAGACAAAAGGACGTCAGATTCTGCTCAATGGCAAACCGGTATTTCTGAAAGGAATCAGTATTCATGAGGAAGCTCCTTTCCGCTCCGGCCGTATTTGTTCGGAAGAGGAAGATCTGACACTGTTGAACTGGGCAAAAGAGCTTGGATGCAATTATGTCAGATTGGCACATTACCCTCACAATGAAAAGATGGTTCGTTTGGCCGAAAAGATGGGGTTAATGGTTTGGTCAGAGATTCCGGTTTACTGGACTATTCAATGGGAAAACGAGGATACCTATCAGAATGCCCACAACCAATTAATGGAAATGATTGAGAGGGATCAGAACCGGGCGGCGGTTATTATTTGGTCAATAGCCAATGAAACACCTCATGGAGATGCCCGTGACCGGTTCTTGTCTAATTTGGCAAAAGCAGCTCGTGAAAAGGATAACTCACGTTTATTAAGTATGGCGATGGAACGTTCGGATAAATCGGCTACGGTACTTTCCATTCAGGATAAGATGAGTGAATATGTAGATATAATTTCTTGTAACCAATATTTAGGATGGTATGATGGGTTGAATGAAAAAATTGATCGTGTACGTTGGGAGGTAGATTATGAAAAGCCTTTGATATTTAGCGAAATGGGTGGAGGTGCTGTTGCCGGTTATCACGGTGATAAAACGCAGATTTGGACCGAAGAGTATCAGGAGGAACTTTATAAAAAAACGTTGAAAATGATTGATGAACGGATGCCGCCGGTAGCAGGTATTTCTCCTTGGATATTGATGGACTTCCGTTCTCCGAGGCGATTGCTTCCACAGATTCAGGATGGATTTAATCGGAAAGGGTTGATATCTAATCGTGGGCAGAAAAAGAAGGCTTTCTATATACTTCAGGAGTGGTATAGAAATAAGTAG
- the bglX gene encoding beta-glucosidase BglX, with protein MRIKTFVLAMSCFTLTVFGQGNNSVEKRIDELVSQMTLQEKIGQMNQLTGMGLSKNMKESVKTGKVGTILNELNVEVVNELQRIAVEESRLHIPLIIARDVIHGFKTIFPIPLGQAASWNPEIAEEGARVAALEASATGIRWTFAPMIDISRDPRWGRIAESCGEDPYLTSIMGVAMVKGFQGTDLSAPTSIAACAKHFAAYGASESGKDYNTTWIPELLLRDVYLPPFEAVAKAGAATFMCSFNDINGIPSSGNAYLNHQILRNEWNYDGVLVSDWGSIQQMIPHGFCTDLKDAAMKAANASVDIDMMGYAYTKHLEELVRSGQVSEKTVDEAVRNILRLKFRLGLFDNPYTKVEKKLPYYTDESLAKAKQAAAEGAVLLKNNGVLPLKKEIKTIAVIGPLADAPADQLGTWCFDAEPEHAVTPLAALRNLYGGQVKIIAERGLQYSRDSSEEGIAKAVKVAEQADVVLAFMGEEAILSGEARCRADIDLPGKQTELLAALKQTGKPVVMVVMAGRPLTITRETEMADAILYAFHGGTMAGPALADLIFGKLIPSGKLPVTIPRMVGQIPIYYAHKNTGRPASNITLMDDIEIGAKQTSIGFTSYHLDAGDKPLFPFGYGLSYTTFQYSDVKLSSEKLKQGDKLIVTCNITNVGDYDASEVVQLYVCDRVASLIRPVRELKGFKKVFMKAGETHTVSFQLSSSDLAFWHDAKVKKAEAGEFLVWVSTDSQTGTPVRFLYEE; from the coding sequence ATGAGAATAAAGACATTTGTACTTGCAATGAGTTGTTTCACCCTGACCGTTTTTGGTCAGGGTAACAATTCTGTTGAGAAGAGAATTGACGAACTGGTTTCGCAAATGACTTTGCAGGAAAAGATTGGGCAGATGAACCAATTGACAGGCATGGGACTTTCAAAAAATATGAAAGAGTCTGTCAAGACTGGTAAAGTCGGAACGATCCTGAATGAATTGAATGTAGAGGTGGTGAACGAACTTCAGCGTATTGCCGTAGAAGAGAGTCGTTTGCATATTCCTTTGATCATAGCTCGTGATGTTATTCACGGATTTAAGACTATTTTCCCCATTCCTTTGGGACAAGCTGCTTCATGGAATCCGGAGATAGCGGAAGAAGGTGCACGAGTTGCCGCTTTGGAGGCAAGTGCTACGGGAATTCGGTGGACATTCGCTCCTATGATAGATATCTCACGTGATCCACGATGGGGACGTATCGCCGAGTCTTGTGGAGAAGATCCTTACTTGACTTCTATCATGGGAGTAGCCATGGTAAAAGGTTTTCAAGGGACAGACTTATCGGCTCCTACAAGCATTGCTGCTTGCGCTAAACATTTCGCTGCTTATGGAGCGTCCGAATCCGGTAAAGATTATAATACAACTTGGATTCCGGAACTTTTGCTTCGGGATGTATATTTACCACCGTTTGAAGCGGTAGCAAAAGCAGGAGCGGCAACTTTTATGTGTTCCTTCAATGATATAAATGGTATTCCTTCCTCCGGGAACGCTTATCTGAACCATCAGATATTGCGTAACGAATGGAATTACGACGGGGTTCTAGTCAGTGATTGGGGATCTATTCAGCAAATGATTCCTCATGGTTTCTGTACCGATTTAAAGGATGCGGCGATGAAAGCGGCCAATGCATCGGTGGATATTGATATGATGGGATATGCATATACTAAACATCTGGAAGAATTGGTGAGAAGTGGACAAGTGAGTGAGAAAACTGTGGATGAGGCTGTTCGTAACATTCTTCGTCTGAAGTTCAGGCTAGGATTATTTGATAATCCTTATACAAAAGTTGAGAAGAAGTTACCTTATTATACAGACGAATCGTTGGCTAAAGCAAAACAGGCTGCTGCGGAAGGCGCTGTGTTGTTGAAAAACAATGGAGTGTTACCATTGAAGAAGGAAATAAAAACGATTGCTGTGATAGGTCCGTTGGCGGATGCTCCAGCTGATCAATTGGGCACATGGTGCTTTGATGCGGAACCAGAACATGCTGTCACGCCATTGGCGGCTTTACGCAATTTATATGGCGGGCAAGTGAAAATAATAGCAGAACGAGGATTACAATATAGTCGTGATAGCAGTGAAGAGGGGATTGCAAAAGCTGTAAAAGTGGCAGAACAAGCTGATGTTGTTCTAGCTTTTATGGGTGAAGAAGCTATCTTGTCCGGTGAAGCGCGTTGCAGGGCGGATATTGATTTGCCAGGTAAGCAAACGGAGTTATTGGCTGCTTTGAAACAGACGGGAAAGCCTGTGGTTATGGTAGTAATGGCGGGGCGTCCTTTAACGATTACCCGGGAGACAGAAATGGCAGATGCCATTCTGTATGCTTTCCATGGTGGTACAATGGCGGGACCTGCTTTGGCTGATTTGATATTTGGTAAACTTATTCCTTCGGGAAAACTTCCTGTGACTATCCCGCGTATGGTAGGACAAATTCCTATTTATTATGCGCATAAAAACACAGGACGTCCGGCAAGTAATATAACCTTAATGGATGATATTGAAATCGGAGCAAAACAAACGTCCATCGGTTTCACTAGTTATCATTTGGATGCTGGGGATAAGCCATTGTTTCCTTTCGGATATGGATTGTCTTATACGACGTTCCAATATAGCGATGTAAAACTCTCTTCGGAGAAGTTGAAACAAGGTGATAAGTTAATTGTCACTTGTAATATTACGAATGTAGGAGACTATGATGCCAGTGAGGTGGTACAGCTTTATGTCTGTGATCGAGTAGCTTCTTTAATTCGTCCGGTTCGTGAATTGAAAGGATTCAAAAAGGTATTTATGAAAGCAGGAGAAACTCATACAGTCAGTTTTCAACTTTCTTCTTCTGATTTGGCGTTTTGGCATGATGCGAAAGTGAAGAAAGCAGAAGCAGGAGAGTTCCTTGTTTGGGTATCTACCGATAGTCAGACAGGGACACCTGTTCGTTTCCTTTATGAAGAGTAA
- a CDS encoding glycosyl hydrolase: MKRINKIFTFMCILILFSACTKDQMITDLTDEDGTTTSSNKATIYKRGCGFSLGTSTGQWWANIINLKANWYYTWGLTGCQDPYAPQNVEFVPMFWGHTNVTQSNIDMVNDLYRQKKIFYVLGFNEPDLSSEGNMTVEQALEDWKKLSDGLDPGIKLVSPAVSWPGAAWFNDFMKGVQSQNLRMDYIALHIYMGQSPKTYADQVKKIFSTYGKKIWITEFAPRDDSATSGKPETNKVSEEWIRNHFIEPVLTDYENMDEVFRYAWFSGSPTMAGLWTSMLVDKDGKLTSLGDYYATIHPNDDAAPANGMTMPQ, encoded by the coding sequence ATGAAAAGGATAAATAAGATATTTACATTCATGTGCATACTGATCTTGTTCAGTGCTTGCACCAAAGACCAAATGATTACTGACCTTACGGATGAAGATGGAACTACTACTTCTTCCAACAAGGCAACCATCTATAAACGTGGCTGCGGATTTAGCCTGGGCACAAGCACCGGACAATGGTGGGCTAATATCATCAACCTGAAAGCCAACTGGTATTATACATGGGGACTGACTGGCTGTCAGGACCCATACGCCCCGCAAAATGTAGAATTTGTTCCGATGTTTTGGGGACATACCAATGTAACCCAATCCAACATTGACATGGTGAATGATTTATATCGCCAGAAAAAGATATTCTATGTGCTTGGATTTAATGAACCGGATTTATCTTCTGAAGGGAATATGACCGTAGAACAGGCATTGGAAGACTGGAAGAAACTTTCGGACGGGCTTGACCCGGGTATAAAACTGGTAAGTCCGGCTGTATCCTGGCCCGGAGCTGCATGGTTCAATGACTTTATGAAAGGTGTGCAAAGCCAGAATCTGCGAATGGATTATATTGCCCTTCATATTTATATGGGGCAATCTCCCAAAACGTATGCTGATCAGGTAAAGAAAATTTTCTCTACTTATGGCAAGAAGATTTGGATTACAGAGTTTGCGCCTAGAGATGACAGTGCGACTTCCGGAAAGCCTGAAACCAATAAAGTTTCGGAAGAGTGGATTCGTAATCATTTTATAGAGCCGGTACTGACAGATTATGAGAATATGGATGAAGTCTTTCGTTATGCCTGGTTCAGCGGAAGCCCGACAATGGCAGGTCTGTGGACTTCAATGTTAGTTGATAAAGATGGTAAACTGACTTCTTTGGGAGATTATTATGCAACGATTCATCCGAATGACGATGCTGCTCCTGCCAATGGAATGACAATGCCACAATGA
- a CDS encoding SusC/RagA family TonB-linked outer membrane protein, protein MKKVSYVCSCSFSLLLAVLPLQQTMGEQVNKAEMLAIQNVQQQVRKITGQVVDDKTGDPLIGVNVKVKGTTTGTITDIDGQFTLMVTAKNPVIIVSYIGYSQQELTASGSQLNIKLKEDAMALDEVVVVGYGVQKKSLVTGAIASVKGSELEMTGIMRADDALQGKTPGVQIISNSGQPGTSTSIRIRGVGTNGTAQPIYIVDGMAVGDIEYLNPADIESIEVLKDAASSAIYGARGGNGVILVTTKKGSEGKTSVTANFSYGIQNIARKIDVLNAKEYCILQNEAAQNGGQPLPFTNEQIAKYNKGTDWQEAVLYRNAPTMQAQVSLSGGDKNGSFLTSASYFNQDGILAKGKSNFKRITVNLNSERRFFDGHLKIGENVSISKVDRQSITQNSLTAGPLVSALNMDPLTPVYDSKNDDPLYGGFGSSKYVSQEIVNPVARIYFSHGNSNYFKLIGSAFAEISFLKDFKYRFSIGTERTWNVSYGYTPLYRLNSTTGNTEHNGANQSMSNNWSMNYENVLNWGHVYGLHNVSALIGTSYIDESGTRVSGSRNDLIIDDPKYAWVSMATSSSQGASGGMDDPHRLLSYFGRANYSYDDRYMMTFTIRRDGSSRFGPNNRFGTFPSVSVGWNLMNERFMSGVKWLDALKLRASWGRNGNERIGDFQYMSTISTYGIGYIFGSQVDGQSISTGAAPTKVESPDLKWETIEQTNIGIDAVLFGSLTVNLDYYRKNTKDLLLTTPTPLFLGNSFPTTNAGAVRNEGFEAFVSYKKKIGKLNMTVSGNMAYNKNEVTYVGTDTKVVTGTSMQGMVGTITRMEEGHPLAYFWGYRTLGIFQNQDEVNAYVHVNEDGTKQLIQPDAKPGDFRFQDTNGDGQITDDDRQNLGNPYPDFTYGFNLNLEYRGFDLTINTSGTVGNKIFSVLRRMDLPASNYPSWALGRWHGEGTSNTIPRVTTEDNNGSWTKPSDFHVKDGDYFRIRNIMLGYTTKRLKNYYIESLRVYASVNNLFTFTKYDGYDPEIGGGVMSTGVDSGVYPHPRTISFGINVTF, encoded by the coding sequence ATGAAAAAAGTATCGTATGTATGTTCGTGCTCTTTCTCTCTGTTGCTGGCTGTGTTACCATTGCAACAGACCATGGGAGAACAGGTAAACAAGGCAGAGATGTTGGCTATACAGAATGTCCAGCAACAAGTGCGAAAAATTACCGGTCAGGTGGTGGATGACAAAACCGGTGATCCGTTAATAGGCGTGAATGTGAAAGTGAAAGGAACTACTACAGGAACAATAACAGACATAGACGGTCAGTTTACGTTGATGGTTACGGCTAAAAATCCGGTCATTATTGTTTCTTATATAGGATATTCACAGCAAGAACTGACTGCATCCGGAAGTCAATTGAATATAAAATTGAAAGAAGATGCGATGGCGTTGGATGAAGTCGTGGTAGTTGGATATGGTGTACAGAAAAAGAGTTTGGTGACAGGTGCTATTGCTTCCGTCAAGGGAAGTGAACTGGAAATGACTGGTATCATGCGTGCCGACGATGCTCTACAAGGAAAAACTCCGGGAGTGCAGATTATATCTAATAGCGGGCAGCCGGGAACTTCAACTTCCATTCGTATTCGCGGTGTCGGGACGAATGGTACGGCACAGCCTATCTATATAGTTGATGGAATGGCTGTAGGGGATATTGAATACTTGAATCCTGCGGATATTGAATCTATTGAAGTACTGAAGGATGCCGCATCATCAGCTATTTATGGAGCTCGTGGTGGTAATGGTGTAATCCTTGTAACTACAAAGAAAGGAAGTGAAGGTAAAACCTCGGTTACTGCCAATTTCTCTTATGGCATCCAAAATATAGCTAGAAAAATAGATGTTTTGAATGCGAAAGAATACTGTATTTTGCAAAATGAAGCGGCACAGAATGGCGGACAGCCATTGCCTTTTACAAATGAGCAAATAGCTAAGTATAACAAAGGTACCGATTGGCAAGAAGCCGTGCTTTATCGCAATGCTCCTACTATGCAGGCACAAGTTTCTCTTTCTGGCGGAGATAAAAACGGTTCTTTCCTGACTTCCGCTTCTTATTTCAATCAGGATGGTATTCTAGCTAAGGGAAAGTCAAATTTTAAACGTATTACTGTTAACTTGAATTCTGAACGTCGTTTCTTTGACGGGCATTTGAAAATTGGCGAGAACGTATCTATTTCTAAAGTAGATAGACAGTCTATTACCCAAAATAGCTTGACTGCCGGTCCATTGGTAAGTGCATTGAATATGGATCCATTAACTCCGGTCTATGATTCTAAAAACGACGACCCACTTTATGGTGGATTTGGTTCGTCGAAATATGTATCTCAAGAGATTGTTAACCCGGTTGCCCGAATCTATTTTTCACACGGAAACTCTAATTATTTTAAATTGATAGGGTCGGCTTTCGCTGAAATCAGCTTTCTGAAAGATTTTAAGTATCGCTTTTCTATCGGAACGGAGCGGACATGGAATGTTTCTTATGGTTATACCCCTTTATATCGGTTGAATTCCACTACTGGAAATACAGAACATAATGGAGCTAATCAAAGTATGTCAAATAACTGGTCTATGAATTATGAGAACGTGTTGAATTGGGGACATGTTTATGGATTGCATAATGTTTCGGCTTTGATCGGTACTAGTTATATAGATGAATCCGGTACGCGTGTTTCCGGTAGCCGTAATGATTTGATTATAGATGATCCGAAATATGCATGGGTGAGTATGGCAACTTCTTCATCCCAAGGAGCTTCAGGAGGTATGGATGATCCGCATCGCTTACTTTCATATTTTGGTCGTGCCAATTATTCGTATGACGATCGTTATATGATGACATTTACCATTCGTCGGGATGGATCTTCACGTTTCGGTCCCAATAACCGGTTTGGTACGTTTCCTTCGGTATCTGTCGGATGGAATTTGATGAATGAGCGTTTTATGTCGGGAGTGAAGTGGCTGGATGCCTTGAAACTGCGTGCAAGTTGGGGACGCAATGGTAATGAACGTATTGGTGATTTTCAATACATGTCCACAATATCGACTTATGGAATTGGATATATATTTGGAAGTCAGGTGGATGGACAATCTATATCTACAGGTGCAGCTCCCACTAAAGTGGAAAGCCCTGATTTGAAATGGGAAACGATTGAACAAACCAATATTGGTATAGATGCCGTCCTATTTGGCAGTTTGACTGTAAATCTGGATTATTACCGTAAAAACACAAAAGATTTGTTGTTAACTACTCCTACTCCGTTGTTTTTGGGTAACTCTTTCCCGACAACGAATGCGGGTGCGGTACGCAATGAAGGTTTTGAAGCATTTGTAAGCTATAAGAAGAAAATAGGTAAACTGAATATGACCGTAAGCGGTAATATGGCTTATAATAAAAATGAAGTAACTTATGTGGGTACGGATACAAAGGTAGTGACCGGCACATCAATGCAGGGGATGGTAGGAACGATCACTCGGATGGAAGAAGGGCATCCATTGGCTTATTTCTGGGGATATCGGACGTTAGGTATTTTCCAGAATCAAGATGAAGTAAATGCGTATGTTCATGTGAATGAGGATGGGACAAAACAATTGATTCAACCGGATGCTAAACCGGGAGATTTCCGTTTTCAGGATACTAATGGTGACGGACAGATTACCGATGACGACCGTCAGAATTTGGGTAATCCATATCCTGATTTTACGTATGGTTTCAATCTCAACCTGGAGTATAGAGGGTTCGATTTGACAATAAACACTAGTGGAACAGTTGGCAATAAGATTTTCAGTGTACTTCGTCGAATGGATTTGCCTGCATCCAATTATCCGTCTTGGGCTTTAGGGCGTTGGCATGGTGAAGGCACATCAAATACGATTCCGAGAGTAACTACCGAAGATAATAATGGTTCTTGGACGAAACCGTCGGATTTCCATGTAAAAGACGGAGACTACTTTAGGATAAGGAACATTATGTTGGGATATACAACGAAACGATTGAAGAATTACTACATCGAAAGTCTTCGTGTCTATGCTTCAGTCAACAATCTGTTTACATTCACCAAATATGACGGATATGATCCGGAGATTGGTGGCGGAGTAATGAGCACAGGTGTAGATAGTGGAGTATATCCACATCCGAGAACGATTTCTTTTGGTATTAATGTTACATTCTGA